A stretch of Thermomicrobium roseum DSM 5159 DNA encodes these proteins:
- a CDS encoding NAD(P)-dependent malic enzyme, with protein MYEGTFDVARPVNRRPRSLAEQALDLRRRYRGVLEIRSKLPVRDHHILNLLYLPPAALAPVEEVRQHREAVYDLTVKGNLVAIVTDGSAVLGLGDIGPQAALPVMEGKAVLFQSLGGVEAFPICIAERDPDRIVDIVAAIAPSFGGINLEDIAAPRCFEIESALKERLDMPVFHDDQHGTAIVVLAALINAFKLRGTPLAEARVVINGAGAAGIATAKLLLVYGVGDVILCDRLGAIYREREAGMNRYKMEIARLTNKAGVRGDLATALVGADAFIGLSSPNILTPEMIRSMAPDPIVFALANPDPEIHPDLALEAGALVVATGRSDFPNQVNNSLAFPGVFRGALDVRARDINDAMKLAAAQAIAELVSPRQLSPQYVIPDSLDLSVPPAVAAAVARAAVETGVARLQVDPDDIAARTRELLYEGLRR; from the coding sequence ATCTACGAGGGTACCTTCGACGTTGCGCGGCCGGTCAACCGACGCCCCCGCTCGCTGGCCGAGCAAGCGCTGGATTTGCGCCGGCGGTATCGCGGTGTACTGGAGATCCGCAGCAAGTTGCCGGTCCGAGACCATCACATCCTGAACTTGCTCTACTTGCCACCGGCAGCCCTGGCACCGGTCGAGGAAGTGCGCCAGCACCGCGAAGCGGTCTACGACCTGACGGTCAAGGGGAACCTCGTGGCCATCGTGACCGATGGGAGCGCCGTGCTGGGGCTGGGCGATATCGGGCCGCAAGCTGCTTTACCAGTGATGGAAGGGAAAGCGGTTCTCTTCCAATCGCTCGGTGGAGTGGAGGCGTTCCCGATCTGTATCGCTGAGCGGGATCCCGATCGGATCGTGGACATCGTGGCAGCGATCGCTCCCTCCTTTGGCGGGATCAATCTGGAGGACATTGCAGCGCCACGCTGCTTCGAGATCGAGTCAGCGCTCAAGGAACGACTGGATATGCCAGTGTTCCACGACGACCAGCATGGGACGGCGATCGTCGTTTTGGCTGCGCTGATCAACGCGTTCAAGCTGCGGGGAACACCGCTTGCCGAGGCGAGGGTGGTCATCAACGGTGCTGGGGCCGCGGGGATCGCGACGGCGAAGCTGCTCTTGGTCTACGGGGTCGGTGACGTCATTCTCTGCGATCGCCTGGGGGCGATCTATCGGGAGCGCGAAGCGGGGATGAACCGCTACAAGATGGAGATCGCTCGGCTGACCAACAAGGCGGGCGTGCGCGGTGACCTGGCGACGGCGCTGGTGGGTGCTGATGCGTTCATCGGGCTCTCCAGCCCGAACATCCTCACGCCGGAAATGATCCGCAGCATGGCGCCCGATCCGATCGTTTTCGCCCTGGCCAATCCCGACCCGGAGATCCACCCGGATCTAGCGCTGGAGGCGGGAGCACTGGTGGTCGCGACCGGGCGCTCGGATTTCCCGAACCAGGTCAACAACTCGCTGGCTTTCCCGGGCGTGTTCCGCGGTGCGCTCGACGTGCGGGCACGCGACATCAACGACGCCATGAAGCTGGCTGCCGCGCAGGCGATCGCTGAACTCGTCTCGCCACGCCAGCTCTCGCCGCAGTACGTGATCCCGGATAGTCTCGATCTCTCCGTGCCTCCGGCTGTCGCCGCGGCAGTCGCGCGGGCTGCCGTGGAAACCGGAGTCGCCCGCTTGCAGGTCGATCCGGACGATATCGCTGCGCGCACGCGGGAGCTGCTCTACGAGGGCCTGCGGCGGTGA
- the menB gene encoding 1,4-dihydroxy-2-naphthoyl-CoA synthase, whose translation MNQFEWVPIKQYTDILYERLAGEGIAKITINRPEVRNAFRPLTVMEMMDAFAHAREDGSIGVVLLTGAGDKAFCSGGDQRVRGHGGYVDDQGIPRLNVLDLQKQIRYLPKPVIAVVNGYAIGGGHVLHVVCDLTIAAEHAKFGQVGPRVGSFDAGYGATLLGRIVGHKKAKEIWFLCRQYTAQEALEMGLVNAVVPYEKLEETAVEWAREILEKSPMAIRFLKAAFNADTDGLAGLQQLAGDATLLYYLTEEAKEGHRAFLEKRKPDFSKFPRFP comes from the coding sequence ATGAATCAGTTCGAGTGGGTACCGATCAAGCAGTACACCGACATTCTCTACGAGCGACTCGCCGGTGAGGGGATCGCCAAGATCACGATCAACCGGCCGGAAGTCCGCAACGCTTTCCGCCCGCTCACGGTCATGGAGATGATGGACGCCTTTGCCCATGCCCGAGAGGATGGCTCGATCGGCGTCGTCCTCTTGACCGGAGCCGGGGACAAGGCGTTTTGCTCCGGTGGTGACCAGCGCGTGCGCGGCCACGGCGGGTATGTGGACGATCAGGGAATCCCGCGGCTCAACGTGCTGGATCTCCAGAAGCAGATTCGCTATCTGCCCAAGCCAGTCATCGCGGTCGTCAACGGCTATGCGATCGGGGGCGGGCATGTACTGCATGTGGTCTGTGACCTGACGATCGCTGCTGAGCATGCCAAGTTCGGTCAGGTCGGGCCACGAGTGGGGAGCTTTGACGCAGGCTACGGCGCGACGTTGCTCGGGCGGATCGTCGGGCACAAGAAGGCGAAGGAGATCTGGTTCCTCTGCCGGCAGTACACCGCGCAAGAGGCGCTGGAGATGGGGCTGGTCAACGCGGTCGTGCCCTATGAGAAGCTCGAGGAGACAGCAGTCGAGTGGGCGCGGGAGATCCTGGAAAAGAGCCCGATGGCGATCCGTTTCCTCAAGGCAGCCTTCAACGCCGATACCGATGGCTTGGCTGGATTGCAACAGCTGGCTGGTGATGCGACGCTCCTCTACTACTTGACTGAAGAGGCCAAGGAGGGGCACCGGGCGTTCCTCGAGAAGCGCAAGCCGGATTTCTCCAAGTTCCCGCGCTTCCCGTGA
- a CDS encoding universal stress protein: MAGPVVVPVLPTYLDPERVTHCAIPFGRAIAQRLGSELVLLSIVEVTESLRSYLEAEGEQVEQLVQRWLEQRRASLERLRNAISDVSCRIEVRLGEPAKEIVAYADASQAAVIVMSSHGRLGVARLLVGSVTFSVMQRARQPALVVRARVPVPAPNASVTFSPVLVPLDGSALAEEAIDTALDLLGQGSEPLQLHLFHVLAEEEDPARWERYLEAVAQRVRARGYPTSWSLGSGPVAETIAAEAAARQAGLIAMGTHGMSGIRRVLLGSTAEHVLHATTVPLLLHRPQAVRQALEEPATANETLRARDIMTPDPVTVGPDATLEQVARLMLDRQIGAVPVVDADGRLLGLIREEDFLAQEKPIPFAAFRAPQLFGHWLNAEGIERIYAEARTMKAGDVAQAPAVTVTEDTPLSRIAQLMVERDVRHIPVVRDGKLVGIVTRHDVLKAVARQRSTSATTGHAS, encoded by the coding sequence ATGGCAGGTCCGGTGGTCGTTCCGGTACTCCCGACCTATCTCGATCCGGAGCGCGTGACTCACTGTGCGATTCCCTTCGGTCGAGCGATCGCTCAGCGACTCGGGAGTGAACTCGTTCTCCTTTCCATTGTCGAGGTCACCGAATCCCTGCGCTCGTATCTGGAAGCGGAGGGAGAGCAGGTCGAACAGTTGGTGCAGCGCTGGCTGGAACAGCGCCGCGCGTCGCTCGAACGGCTGCGGAACGCGATCAGCGACGTGTCCTGTCGCATCGAGGTGCGCCTGGGCGAGCCGGCCAAGGAGATCGTCGCGTACGCCGATGCGAGTCAGGCAGCGGTCATCGTCATGAGCAGCCACGGCCGCTTGGGTGTGGCCCGTTTGCTAGTGGGGAGCGTCACCTTCAGCGTGATGCAGCGGGCGCGGCAACCGGCGCTCGTCGTGCGCGCTCGTGTACCCGTTCCAGCTCCCAACGCCTCGGTAACGTTCTCGCCGGTTCTCGTCCCCCTCGATGGTTCAGCACTGGCCGAGGAGGCGATCGATACCGCGCTCGACCTGCTCGGTCAGGGTTCGGAGCCCCTGCAGCTCCACCTCTTTCATGTCCTCGCCGAGGAAGAAGATCCCGCGCGCTGGGAGCGATATCTCGAAGCCGTCGCTCAGCGAGTCCGTGCCCGCGGTTATCCGACCAGCTGGAGCCTCGGCAGTGGGCCAGTCGCCGAGACGATCGCGGCCGAAGCAGCCGCGCGCCAGGCTGGCCTCATCGCCATGGGCACGCACGGCATGAGCGGGATCCGGCGAGTGCTTTTGGGCTCGACGGCCGAGCACGTCCTCCATGCGACGACGGTGCCGCTCCTCCTCCACCGGCCACAGGCCGTCCGACAAGCCTTGGAAGAGCCGGCGACTGCGAACGAAACCCTGCGGGCACGCGATATCATGACGCCGGATCCAGTAACGGTCGGGCCAGACGCCACGCTCGAACAGGTCGCTCGACTCATGCTCGACCGGCAGATCGGCGCCGTTCCAGTGGTCGATGCGGACGGCAGGCTGCTCGGCCTGATTCGCGAAGAGGACTTCCTGGCGCAGGAAAAGCCGATTCCTTTCGCGGCCTTCCGCGCCCCACAGCTCTTCGGACACTGGCTGAATGCGGAAGGGATCGAGCGGATCTACGCTGAAGCGCGGACGATGAAGGCAGGAGACGTTGCGCAAGCACCGGCAGTGACGGTGACGGAGGACACACCACTGAGCCGAATCGCCCAGCTCATGGTCGAACGCGACGTCCGGCACATCCCGGTCGTGCGTGACGGCAAACTCGTCGGCATCGTCACCCGACATGATGTTCTCAAGGCAGTCGCCCGACAACGCAGCACGTCAGCGACGACCGGGCACGCATCGTAG
- a CDS encoding cation diffusion facilitator family transporter yields the protein MQRSSRTRSIKRTLVTVLVLNLTVAIAKLVVGFVSGSLSILADGLNSLLDASANIVGLVGMAIAARPPDPDHPYGHRRFEALTSLVIAGAMGLLVVQILQDAWHRLQERVQPEVTPLSFAVMLVTLLVNIGVSTWERRRGRELHSSILSADAKHTAADALVSLAVIGGLVAVRAGYAIVDPLLAIGIAGVIAWGAWTIIRDAALTLSDAAVVPVEVIEHAVRGVPGVRGVHNIRTRGGDGLVWVDLHIQVDPELSVRMAHEIASEVARMVEQTIGQAADVTVHVEPALPEHLRVTRGYRVWTE from the coding sequence GTGCAGCGTTCCTCGCGAACCCGATCGATCAAACGCACGCTGGTGACCGTGCTCGTGCTCAATCTCACGGTCGCGATCGCCAAGCTCGTGGTCGGCTTCGTTTCCGGCAGCCTCTCCATCTTGGCTGATGGTCTGAACTCCCTGCTCGATGCCTCAGCGAACATTGTCGGACTCGTCGGCATGGCCATCGCGGCGCGCCCGCCCGATCCCGACCACCCCTACGGGCACCGGCGCTTCGAGGCGCTGACCTCGCTGGTCATCGCGGGCGCGATGGGTCTCCTGGTCGTGCAAATTCTCCAGGACGCCTGGCATCGTCTCCAGGAACGCGTTCAACCAGAAGTCACTCCCCTTTCCTTCGCCGTCATGCTGGTCACGCTGCTCGTGAATATCGGCGTCAGCACGTGGGAACGCCGGCGCGGGCGCGAGCTCCACAGCTCGATCCTGAGCGCCGACGCCAAGCATACGGCTGCCGATGCACTCGTCTCGCTCGCCGTCATCGGTGGGCTGGTGGCTGTCCGTGCCGGTTACGCCATCGTCGATCCGCTCCTGGCGATCGGCATCGCTGGTGTGATCGCCTGGGGCGCCTGGACGATCATTCGGGATGCCGCGCTCACCCTCTCCGACGCCGCTGTGGTTCCAGTCGAGGTGATCGAGCACGCCGTGCGGGGCGTGCCCGGCGTCCGGGGTGTCCACAACATTCGCACGCGCGGCGGCGACGGTCTCGTCTGGGTCGATCTCCATATCCAAGTCGACCCGGAACTGAGTGTCCGCATGGCCCACGAGATCGCCAGCGAAGTGGCGCGCATGGTCGAGCAGACCATCGGTCAGGCCGCCGATGTCACCGTGCACGTCGAGCCGGCGCTCCCCGAACACTTGCGCGTCACCCGCGGCTACCGTGTCTGGACCGAATGA
- a CDS encoding cation-translocating P-type ATPase, which translates to MRDTVHWHALTVAETLERLGTSLDGLATREAERRLQQFGPNEIETAPPPSLLRIILHQFKSPLIYILLVAALVTAGLGEWIDTGAIFAVLLINAALGTYHELRAEQAIRSLMLYLSPRARVIRDGVEREIPAKSLVPGDIVLLESGIRVPADLRLVSTTALMVDESVFTGESVPVVKRPDPVPPETPIADRVCMAFLGTIVTSGRGVGVVVSTGRATELGKIAYLARAETQPQTPLERQFARFARLVALVVLVSIVAISSFGVLRGDEPALLFKFAVGAAVAIVPEGLPIVVTLVLAVSAQRMARRRAIVRHLAAVETLGSTTVIGSDKTGTLTENRMTVRALWAARRVISFEDEQLDPVPHLSFSALRETAFSDLPPALRVLVTGVLANEATLAHSEEIGQERAGIGDPTDLALLIAGARFGLVREELESIYPILAEIPFEPERRFAAVVSRIDGKPVFLAKGAPERILDMCSTWVSPEGLVPLDREAILAAAHQLAQQGLRVLGFAAGEIPFEHAERIESLLEPSGLTFLGLVGLWDPPRAGVREAIASCHSAGIRVVMITGDHAATAAAIADFLGIAPRSSPVLTGRELQRLSDEELRSIVQQVSVFARVEPEQKLRIVRALQANGETVAVTGDGVNDAPALRAAEIGVAMGKSGTDVAREAADIVLTDDNFVTIVAAVEEGRGAFDNLRKATFFLISTGAAMLFVLPFAVLAGWPLPFYPAQLLWLNLVTNGLQDVAMAFEPKEPGLMRRRPRPRREGILSPLLWERTLLSGLVMAAGTLWIFDWTLRASGSLDLARTVALTTMVIFQNFQVGNARSSIRSLFRMSPFSNRVLFAAVIAAIIVHVGALYVPLTQFVLRVEPIPLDIWPRIILVASTILAVVEVHKWLRRRWPRRDSWETSEVLGEPTRRPTMQPARQATPEA; encoded by the coding sequence GTGCGAGACACAGTACACTGGCATGCCCTGACGGTAGCAGAAACGCTCGAGCGACTCGGCACGAGTCTCGACGGGCTTGCCACGCGAGAAGCGGAGCGTCGGTTACAACAGTTCGGCCCGAACGAAATCGAAACTGCCCCGCCGCCGAGCCTTCTCCGCATCATCCTGCATCAGTTCAAGAGCCCGCTGATCTATATCCTGTTGGTGGCAGCACTCGTCACGGCCGGATTGGGTGAATGGATCGATACCGGCGCTATCTTCGCCGTTCTGCTCATCAACGCGGCGCTCGGAACCTACCACGAGTTGCGTGCGGAGCAAGCGATCCGCTCGCTCATGCTTTACCTGAGTCCACGCGCTCGCGTGATCCGCGACGGCGTCGAGCGCGAGATACCCGCCAAATCTCTGGTTCCTGGTGACATCGTCCTCCTGGAATCAGGGATCCGCGTTCCGGCCGACCTTCGGCTCGTTTCGACCACAGCACTCATGGTGGACGAGTCGGTTTTTACCGGCGAATCGGTTCCAGTGGTCAAACGCCCCGATCCCGTCCCACCCGAAACACCGATCGCTGATCGTGTTTGTATGGCGTTTCTCGGCACGATCGTCACGAGTGGTCGCGGCGTCGGCGTCGTCGTCAGTACGGGTCGTGCTACCGAACTCGGCAAGATCGCTTACCTGGCTCGAGCCGAGACCCAACCGCAAACGCCGCTCGAGAGGCAATTCGCGCGCTTCGCACGTCTGGTCGCCCTCGTCGTTCTCGTGAGCATCGTGGCCATCAGCTCGTTCGGTGTGCTCCGTGGTGATGAACCGGCGCTCCTCTTCAAGTTCGCGGTCGGTGCCGCGGTTGCGATCGTTCCAGAAGGCCTTCCGATCGTTGTGACGCTCGTCCTCGCGGTGAGCGCCCAGCGGATGGCACGGCGCCGTGCCATCGTGCGGCACCTGGCTGCTGTCGAGACGCTCGGCAGCACGACCGTCATCGGATCCGACAAGACGGGAACGCTCACCGAGAATCGGATGACGGTTCGGGCTCTCTGGGCTGCTAGGCGCGTCATCTCCTTCGAGGACGAGCAACTCGATCCCGTTCCGCACCTCTCGTTCTCTGCACTTCGCGAGACAGCGTTCTCGGATCTTCCACCAGCTCTCCGCGTGCTCGTGACGGGCGTGCTGGCGAATGAGGCGACCCTCGCGCACAGCGAAGAAATCGGACAGGAACGAGCAGGCATCGGTGATCCGACCGACCTCGCACTCCTCATCGCCGGCGCACGATTCGGTCTCGTTCGCGAAGAACTGGAAAGTATTTATCCGATCCTCGCCGAGATACCGTTCGAACCAGAACGACGTTTCGCAGCAGTCGTTTCGCGGATCGACGGCAAACCGGTTTTCCTCGCGAAGGGGGCACCCGAACGCATCCTCGACATGTGCAGCACCTGGGTGAGCCCGGAAGGACTCGTTCCGCTCGACCGCGAGGCCATTCTCGCGGCAGCCCACCAGCTCGCTCAACAGGGCCTGCGGGTGCTCGGCTTCGCGGCAGGCGAGATACCGTTCGAGCACGCCGAACGCATCGAGTCGCTGCTCGAGCCCAGTGGCTTGACGTTCCTCGGTCTCGTCGGGCTCTGGGATCCTCCCCGCGCAGGCGTCCGCGAGGCCATCGCCAGCTGCCACTCCGCTGGTATCCGCGTCGTCATGATCACTGGCGACCACGCAGCGACCGCTGCGGCCATCGCCGACTTCCTGGGCATCGCTCCCCGTTCGAGCCCTGTCCTCACCGGCCGGGAACTGCAACGACTGTCCGACGAAGAACTCCGTTCCATCGTCCAACAGGTTTCGGTCTTTGCACGGGTCGAGCCCGAGCAGAAATTGCGGATCGTGCGCGCCTTGCAAGCCAATGGCGAAACGGTTGCTGTGACCGGGGACGGCGTCAACGACGCCCCCGCGCTGCGGGCAGCTGAGATCGGTGTCGCGATGGGCAAGAGCGGCACCGATGTCGCCCGCGAGGCAGCCGATATCGTCCTCACTGACGACAATTTCGTGACCATCGTCGCGGCTGTCGAGGAGGGACGTGGCGCCTTCGATAACTTGCGCAAGGCGACCTTCTTCTTGATTTCCACTGGTGCAGCGATGCTCTTCGTCCTGCCGTTCGCGGTCCTAGCCGGGTGGCCCTTACCCTTTTATCCAGCGCAGCTGCTCTGGCTCAACCTGGTCACCAACGGGCTCCAGGACGTCGCCATGGCCTTCGAGCCGAAGGAACCTGGGCTCATGCGTCGCCGTCCACGTCCGCGACGCGAGGGGATCCTTTCCCCGCTCCTGTGGGAGCGGACTCTCCTCAGTGGTCTCGTCATGGCCGCGGGAACACTCTGGATCTTTGATTGGACGCTACGAGCGTCTGGATCGCTGGACCTCGCTCGAACCGTCGCACTGACGACGATGGTGATCTTCCAGAATTTCCAGGTCGGCAATGCGCGCTCGAGCATCCGCTCGCTCTTCCGGATGAGTCCCTTCTCGAATCGAGTACTCTTCGCCGCAGTCATCGCCGCCATCATCGTTCATGTCGGCGCACTGTACGTCCCGCTCACCCAGTTCGTGCTCCGCGTCGAGCCGATCCCGCTCGACATCTGGCCACGCATCATCTTGGTCGCCAGCACGATCCTCGCGGTCGTCGAGGTGCACAAGTGGCTGCGGCGACGCTGGCCGCGCCGCGATTCCTGGGAAACGAGCGAAGTCCTCGGGGAACCGACTCGACGACCGACCATGCAGCCTGCAAGACAGGCGACCCCCGAAGCGTGA
- the menC gene encoding o-succinylbenzoate synthase codes for MSGSRLDWRWYRLRFRAPLETAAGSLGTRRGILVSVATADGLVGLGDVAPWPGTEDRALPEAADWLAALRAVAEEGEGALRQALERVAAVTPGARAARAALETALLDVSAQRAGVPLAFWLRSSARSSVPVNALIGIADPERTVEAARAAVAAGFRALKLKVRIAASEVERVAAVRRAVGPEVQLRLDANASAAVAAALAFARAVAPLGIEYLEQPVGSLEELAALRRQSPVPLAADEVLAGPDELERALALGAADIVIAKLPLVGSVERLLDLAERCERAGIAVVVTSNLESAVGLVAALHVAAALPGNAERAHGLATAGLVEPLGREPVFQPLGGRLVLPPGPGLGLDRTMMLAGEEDG; via the coding sequence GTGAGCGGCTCGCGCCTCGATTGGCGATGGTACCGCCTCCGCTTCCGCGCTCCGCTGGAGACGGCTGCGGGTTCGCTGGGGACGCGGCGAGGGATCCTGGTCAGCGTGGCGACAGCGGATGGATTGGTCGGGCTCGGGGACGTCGCTCCCTGGCCGGGAACGGAGGACCGTGCGCTTCCGGAGGCAGCCGACTGGTTGGCAGCGCTTCGTGCGGTTGCCGAGGAGGGAGAGGGCGCACTTCGGCAGGCGCTGGAGCGGGTTGCGGCGGTGACACCGGGAGCGCGTGCGGCGCGGGCGGCGCTGGAAACGGCGCTCCTCGATGTCAGCGCTCAGCGGGCCGGTGTGCCCCTGGCCTTCTGGCTGCGCTCGTCGGCGCGCTCCTCCGTCCCTGTGAACGCGCTCATCGGGATCGCTGATCCGGAGCGCACGGTCGAGGCTGCGCGCGCAGCCGTCGCTGCCGGATTCCGGGCCCTCAAGCTCAAGGTGCGCATCGCGGCGAGCGAGGTGGAGCGCGTCGCGGCAGTCCGCCGAGCAGTCGGCCCGGAGGTTCAGCTGCGGCTCGATGCGAACGCTTCCGCGGCGGTCGCCGCTGCGCTCGCTTTTGCGCGGGCAGTCGCACCGCTCGGAATCGAGTACCTGGAGCAGCCGGTGGGTTCCCTGGAGGAACTCGCGGCGTTGCGGCGGCAGAGCCCGGTGCCGCTCGCCGCTGACGAGGTGCTCGCCGGCCCAGACGAACTGGAACGGGCGCTCGCTTTGGGGGCAGCGGATATCGTGATCGCCAAGCTGCCGCTCGTGGGCAGTGTGGAGCGGTTGCTCGACCTGGCCGAACGATGCGAGCGAGCTGGGATCGCAGTGGTGGTGACGAGTAACTTGGAATCGGCGGTCGGTCTGGTGGCAGCCCTCCACGTGGCAGCGGCACTGCCAGGGAATGCAGAGCGTGCTCACGGGCTCGCCACCGCTGGTCTGGTCGAACCGCTCGGTCGCGAGCCAGTGTTCCAGCCGCTGGGCGGCCGACTCGTGCTCCCGCCTGGACCAGGGTTGGGACTGGATCGAACGATGATGCTGGCAGGAGAGGAAGACGGATGA
- a CDS encoding o-succinylbenzoate--CoA ligase, whose product MLVPEWLAWRAQTTPDRLALVWRDRVWSFASLAAAADEAARRLAGLGVRMGDRVAVVMANRPEFVQLVHAVSRLGAILVPLNVRLTGSELRTLLDDAEPRVVVVDRATCSLLDGWSGAVVEIDREWSSLPTTTVELRRAIDLAAVHTLVYTSGTTSRPKGVLLTYGNHWWSALGSQLNIGAVPEDRWLLCLPLFHVGGLSILFRSVIGGFAVELHERFDPASVNRAIEEGTTLLSVVGTMLWRMLEERGERPYPRHLRAVLLGGGPAPRPLLEHAAALGVPVLQTYGLTETASQLATLAPEDALRKLGSAGRPLYPNELRVVREDGSPAGPGEPGEITVRGPVVTPGYWRRPDLTARALRDGWLWTGDLGYLDEDGYLTVLDRRDDLIVTGGENVYPAEVEAVLLAHPAVAEAAVVGIPDVEWGQRVVAAVVLRPGATVRAADLASWCRERLAGYKVPRAFRFVSELPRTESGKVQRWAVRQAWNAE is encoded by the coding sequence ATGCTGGTCCCCGAGTGGCTCGCCTGGCGTGCGCAGACCACTCCTGATCGTCTGGCACTCGTCTGGCGCGACCGTGTCTGGTCGTTCGCCTCGCTCGCCGCGGCTGCTGACGAAGCAGCTCGGCGCCTGGCCGGCCTCGGTGTCCGAATGGGCGACCGCGTTGCCGTGGTGATGGCGAACCGGCCGGAGTTCGTCCAACTGGTCCATGCGGTCAGCCGCTTGGGCGCGATCCTCGTCCCGCTCAATGTGCGGCTCACCGGCAGCGAACTGCGGACACTGCTCGACGATGCCGAGCCGCGGGTCGTGGTAGTCGATCGCGCGACCTGCTCACTACTGGATGGTTGGTCGGGTGCCGTGGTGGAGATCGACCGCGAGTGGTCGTCGCTTCCTACGACGACTGTGGAACTGCGGCGCGCGATCGATCTCGCGGCTGTGCACACCCTGGTCTACACCTCGGGGACGACGTCCCGACCGAAAGGAGTATTGCTGACGTACGGGAACCATTGGTGGAGCGCGCTCGGGTCTCAGCTGAACATCGGGGCCGTGCCGGAGGACCGCTGGCTCCTGTGTTTGCCGCTGTTCCACGTGGGTGGGCTCTCCATCCTGTTCCGCAGCGTCATCGGCGGCTTCGCGGTGGAGCTCCACGAACGGTTCGATCCGGCGTCGGTCAACCGGGCGATCGAGGAGGGAACGACGCTGCTCTCGGTCGTCGGGACGATGCTCTGGCGGATGCTCGAGGAGCGAGGGGAGCGTCCCTATCCGCGTCATCTGCGCGCCGTCCTGCTCGGCGGCGGGCCGGCGCCCCGACCCTTGCTGGAGCATGCCGCTGCGCTCGGCGTTCCTGTTCTGCAGACCTACGGGCTCACTGAGACCGCCTCGCAGCTGGCGACCTTGGCACCGGAGGATGCGCTGCGGAAACTCGGTTCGGCCGGCAGACCCCTCTACCCGAACGAGTTGCGGGTCGTGCGGGAAGACGGTAGTCCGGCGGGACCAGGGGAGCCGGGGGAGATCACCGTACGCGGTCCAGTGGTCACGCCCGGCTATTGGCGGCGACCCGACCTCACGGCTCGCGCACTGCGTGATGGCTGGCTCTGGACAGGTGACCTCGGCTATCTCGACGAGGATGGGTATCTGACCGTGCTCGACCGGCGCGACGACCTCATCGTGACCGGAGGCGAGAACGTCTATCCGGCGGAGGTGGAAGCGGTGCTGCTGGCACATCCCGCGGTCGCGGAAGCGGCGGTGGTGGGGATTCCCGATGTCGAATGGGGGCAGCGCGTCGTCGCTGCGGTCGTCCTGCGCCCTGGTGCAACAGTGCGCGCGGCAGATCTCGCCAGTTGGTGCCGGGAACGGCTGGCTGGCTACAAGGTGCCACGAGCGTTCCGGTTCGTGAGTGAGCTTCCCCGGACGGAGAGCGGCAAGGTACAGCGGTGGGCAGTGCGGCAGGCATGGAACGCGGAGTGA
- a CDS encoding 1,4-dihydroxy-2-naphthoate polyprenyltransferase, translated as MSVPVSDPARMPGRGASWRVWWLGARPATLVAAIGPVLVGTAAGVREAGTIRWLPFLAALVTALLIQVGTNYANDLFDYLKGADRPDRVGPTRITARGLVTVAAMRRAVVLTFALATVLGLYLVWVGGWPILVIGLASIAAGILYTAGPVPLGYAGLGDVFVFVFFGLVAVGGSSYLQTGSLSGLALLAAVPVGSLITAILVVNNLRDIPTDRAAGKRTLAVRIGERATRWQYAVLVAGAYLVPVLLWLLGWAGPAVLLPSLTLPLALRLVGVVLRGAEGPSLNPVLKRTGQLQLLFAMLFALGLLG; from the coding sequence ATGAGTGTCCCGGTGAGCGATCCTGCACGGATGCCCGGACGAGGCGCCAGCTGGCGTGTCTGGTGGCTGGGGGCGCGACCGGCCACCCTGGTCGCTGCCATCGGTCCGGTGCTCGTCGGGACAGCAGCCGGGGTACGGGAAGCCGGGACGATCCGCTGGTTACCGTTCCTGGCGGCACTGGTGACCGCGCTCCTCATTCAGGTCGGGACCAACTATGCCAATGATCTCTTTGATTATCTCAAGGGGGCGGACCGTCCCGATCGGGTCGGGCCGACGCGCATCACTGCTCGTGGCTTGGTAACGGTCGCCGCGATGCGCCGGGCTGTCGTCCTGACCTTCGCACTGGCCACAGTGCTCGGCCTCTACCTGGTCTGGGTCGGGGGCTGGCCGATTCTGGTGATCGGTCTCGCCTCCATCGCGGCTGGGATCCTCTACACTGCTGGGCCGGTGCCACTCGGCTACGCGGGGCTGGGAGACGTGTTCGTCTTCGTGTTCTTTGGGCTCGTCGCGGTGGGTGGCAGCTCCTATCTCCAAACCGGTTCCCTATCCGGACTCGCGCTCCTCGCCGCGGTCCCGGTCGGTTCCCTCATCACCGCGATCCTCGTCGTCAACAATCTGCGCGATATCCCGACCGATCGAGCTGCCGGCAAGCGCACGCTGGCGGTTCGCATCGGTGAGCGGGCGACGCGCTGGCAGTACGCCGTGCTGGTTGCTGGGGCCTATCTGGTCCCCGTGCTGCTCTGGCTGCTCGGCTGGGCCGGGCCGGCGGTGCTGCTGCCCTCGCTCACGTTGCCCCTCGCTCTCCGACTCGTGGGGGTGGTGCTGCGCGGTGCGGAGGGGCCGTCGCTCAACCCTGTCCTCAAGCGGACTGGTCAGTTACAGCTGCTGTTCGCCATGCTCTTCGCTCTGGGGTTGCTCGGGTGA